Proteins co-encoded in one Fusarium fujikuroi IMI 58289 draft genome, chromosome FFUJ_chr06 genomic window:
- a CDS encoding related to tol protein gives MAANFDPAQSDEANMAAVIHASPSLCPRCKSFPWPSMPEDWVKSHKIPLHESFSSLQDSADQGCAFCRFVWLSLVNKCDVTADISEKLMNGLIQGSILIKLFIGSGILEITPRIEHEGRLILSSAGTDYIPAESSDKELLRDMKSRHIKAFVGESIQQELAELIRHQIHPWMKSCREKHSGHEFCGAKYASSGLPTRLLDVGETNDLLLKLVEVKRCKNLRDVEYLILSYCWGNGNEKSKTTEANLATRLRGFAVSELSKTIQDAILLTRLMGFRYLWVDAICIMQGPRGDFGSEAPKMGGYYSNAACCISASIAKDSRAGFLTERPLARFPMDDIAIKIANHDTGYTVFKDIHVDRSLVSNIHGSPLAKRGWCLQETALPKRILHWTLQGLYLQCQTAIFSEDCTVPFVYQSGYGHFSPRDIMTRPDEDIILAGGWYHLLSVFSKTQLTYETDRLYAIHGLASMLIRRLRTEYFNGIFRPSLAQGLLWYHDSNQFEECKRPKDAQLPSWCWASACPVSYLEIQEEPIYIKDDHPERPLQFPTHFEALSVVESTSSRLYIRAPIFHLTIGRREIGYVWKSNAVGYTAFFQCRYFLDANRQVLQNLPQTPADDGDWGQGFDVLWFPVGRDHTLYPYVPGLLVYEVPKEGKGVYRRFGLLQCHDEWLDKKDLADVRDIILV, from the exons ATGGCAGCGAATTTTGATCCAGCTCAATCCGACGAAGCCAACATGGCTGCAGTTATACATGCTTCCCCGAGCCTTTGCCCCCGCTGTAAATCCTTCCCGTGGCCCTCAATGCCCGAAGACTGGGTCAAGTCCCACAAAATACCATTGCACGAATCGTTCAGCTCTCTGCAAGATTCGGCTGATCAAGGTTGTGCATTTTGTCGGTTTGTCTGGCTATCCTTGGTCAACAAATGTGACGTGACTGCAGATATCTCCGAGAAGCTGATGAACGGTTTGATACAAGGATCAATTCTCATAAAACTTTTTATAGGCAGCGGGATCTTAGAAATAACACCCAGGATAGAGCATGAGGGCAGATTAATCCTTTCCAGTGCAGGAACTGATTATATACCTGCTGAGTCCAGCGACAAAGAGTTGCTCAGAGATATGAAGAGCCGCCATATCAAAG CCTTCGTTGGGGAAAGCATCCAACAGGAGCTCGCTGAGCTCATCAGGCACCAGATTCATCCTTGGATGAAAAGCTGTCGTGAAAAGCATTCAGGCCATGAATTCTGTGGTGCGAAATACGCATCGTCAGGTCTACCGACTCGACTACTTGACGTTGGTGAGACAAATGACCTTTTGCTTAAACTTGTAGAAGTCAAGCGCTGCAAAAATCTGCGAGACGTGGAAtacctcatcctcagctaTTGCTGGGGCAATGGAAACGAAAAGTCCAAAACGACAGAGGCCAATCTAGCGACTCGGCTACGTGGCTTTGCCGTGTCGGAACTTTCCAAAACCATCCAGGACGCCATCTTGCTGACACGCCTGATGGGTTTCCGATACCTATGGGTTGATGCGATATGCATTATGCAGGGGCCACGTGGTGACTTTGGCTCAGAGGCGCCCAAGATGGGGGGCTACTACTCCAATGCTGCGTGCTGTATCTCAGCATCGATTGCGAAAGATAGCCGAGCAGGCTTTCTGACTGAACGACCGCTCGCACGATTTCCCATGGATGATATTGCTATTAAGATTGCCAACCACGATACAGGATATACcgtatttaaagatattcaCGTCGACCGTTCCCTGGTATCGAATATCCATGGCTCCCCGTTGGCGAAACGCGGGTGGTGCTTGCAAGAGACAGCCCTCCCAAAGCGGATACTTCACTGGACTCTACAAGGACTCTATCTCCAGTGTCAGACTGCTATCTTCTCAGAAGACTGCACAGTCCCTTTCGTATATCAATCTGGCTATGGACACTTCTCACCACGGGACATAATGACCAGGCCTGATGAAGACATTATTCTTGCAGGTGGATGGTATCATCTTCTTTCAGTTTTCTCAAAAACACAACTCACTTACGAAACGGATCGGCTGTACGCTATCCATGGACTTGCATCTATGCTTATACGCCGTCTAAGAACAGAGTACTTCAACGGTATCTTCCGACCGAGTCTCGCCCAGGGTCTTTTATGGTATCATGATTCCAATCAGTTTGAAGAATGCAAGAGACCAAAAGACGCGCAGCTCCCATCTTGGTGCTGGGCATCTGCTTGTCCTGTTTCGTATCTCGAAATCCAGGAGGAACCCATCTATATCAAGGACGACCACCCAGAGCGGCCTCTTCAATTCCCTACACACTTCGAAGCCTTGAGTGTAGTAGAAAGCACCTCCTCAAGACTATATATCAGAGCCCCCATTTTCCACCTTACCATTGGGAGACGCGAGATTGGATATGTTTGGAAGAGCAACGCTGTAGGTTATACAGCGTTCTTCCAATGTCGATACTTCCTGGACGCAAATCGTCAGGTCTTGCAGAACCTGCCTCAAACTCCTGCCGATGACGGAGATTGGGGACAGGGCTTTGACGTATTGTGGTTTCCCGTAGGCAGAGATCATACTCTTTATCCATATGTTCCTGGGTTGTTAGTGTATGAGGTACCCAAGGAGGGAAAGGGGGTATACCGCCGTTTTGGACTTTTGCAGTGCCATGACGAGTGGCTAGATAAGAAGGACTTGGCGGATGTCAGGGACataattttagtataa
- a CDS encoding related to tol protein, whose protein sequence is MEKIIGRFSKSSDRNDDTPAVNAGSTPQSAVAASTSPGRSCDMTDESDLFGLYQLWPPKNDVYEVQNTKVDIIAVHGLNGKAFKTWTQDGKLWLADFLPLEIPYARIFTFGYDSRVAFTGSASRVNDHARNLLERLMAKRRQFSEERPLLFICHSLGGIVVKRALAIAHERSRRYNPITRDTFGIMFLGTPHRGSDVAFWGSLLVKLADVVTLGSIRTQVLEDLKRKSDMLGAICSQFIERSESLHRIFSIYERQRTKGASGLVVEEDSAVIGLPNEVPISIEADHRSMCKFSDMTSEKYQMISDCIMEMVEDALDRPNTTQNPLRDRFLRSIKTLDPEEVLRNVTRPSPGTCSWITETSAFRDWRDQSTARILWISGAPGAGKTTASRFLIDHLRRWLQKNTSSAVRGSIVAFFFCASKQWLRNSDVQIAQSLLFQVLSHNKGLFRYLSDSDMQTVCSIDRANAEPHVVWRLLTTVFQRSPDLNFWILIDAIDELQDTSRTALVQRLRHLVSNDLGQKLKFIICDRSSPNARGILQSVTWLDIRRQDMVFEDIRQFINARLGDLCSSGAIPWQYQNLIEESLLEVSEGNFLQVALAWSHFTAGVSYWSAQVIKSRLEGLRRLSGEARAFYCSLLQKIPEDSQDVAKIGFTWVLGSRKPLSLSELQHAVAISAGQRTWSDLKNALGFNFDAHFDQAFGYLLRVDPDLRVRFAHSTVKELLTADDSLASSPKSGVISKYVVREADIDAELAKRCITVLSFRDLAKFRDIAREAMADKMRDLFVMSLQGKDYLDSLDLSKYDDMDVIESEPEVKERIGTAMLKLGQTELDDRTRGLFVYCVSYWNYHCNHGLSDPEVNKSLTDFALLRQSHYFLMVAILLGLARYHTGPFWDSIDQFSRLPPMHFILKAGDYPNVLSDLLHRGEDINGTDSRGWPPLLWALIEDRKQCLEMILANHKTRMESTDRDASHVLHLALEAGVNPTLILRLIADPRVELNAKSRKGWTALQWCLSRVSLQSVSFELLRRKNVDIYEQDCHGLNALDQIFDEGVSEQSALKLISRSDVPANWFEKARTFRHSTGLNYLDDDVPRTFIHRASSLRWYSLEDTILACDPFKAVTVDGDGFTLLERYAYHGMKKRMIEILKGLPSNTFQRSNDCGSKLLILCAQQDWEQVVNVLVYEFSVDDTSTDSDGRSIAHWACELGWVSLSSLLISKTREWLNKTARDGKTALHTAAEYRNYTACKDLLQAGASHSIRDRSGKLPIHVAAEQGHREIVKLLLESPIKDLRACEVDKEGRGILHYIVMWHSDSFIRQCLAVLQPQVSTKDSKGRTPLHFACIFGNEPAVSVLLNIGLDPDKRDASSFTPLHHALMEGSVKCAQTLIRHGARYDLNDKFDRNIVLLALRSENTSTVESLVHFLQSKYSPSEIAREAGHVDRFGRSAFHYLCHWVDPKKSDDDDGLDEVVEELNDDRDIDPAETQQVLSPAEWLIKAFAAIGVDINTRDHHKHTPLHASGRAGNLAAARALLRVPGIEVSPKDEDGFTPLDWASVNGYGEISAAIEAHGGVHSSDWTLKLKPMYRSWQSGFDEDDEIEEDADDIQPRNPSVGERSQEQEVDLDWNVTNYLSIAFHPGGDKCDACEFLRRVVKWWRVYDESVRALELKRVPVSLHYVFTLGEADQYDGKEFHIDCPVTAATDLDMGTPLRLQPHLSHINEESILWMKSKLESCVSHNHFNSNKTFIPDRLLDVRENRLSLVLTKDWQPRGAEIHRYVALTYCWGPEPHARKQLKTTRDNISQHQRQIPEFSLPQVIKDAVSVTRALSVPFLWVDALCILQDDVSDWENQCAVMERIYGNAYAAVAATFSDNCEQGFLKKTERILVPFRTHLNDTYAFAIYSPPHLINDANEVSDSPWARRGWTFQERISSTRILMFSKGDIYVKCKYFNESTGGHRVTHEEYYIMLDRVTIDSGSTAANYQEWSDIIAQIHPRRHQLTRKTDFLPSIAGIASLFSKRLNDDYAAGLWKNNMHQSLCWAAGEEDKPSHQDLLQRLRAPSPYIAPSWSWASRREDFLFLLYRPNLSGGCRPEFHSLDTAIALRGESAFGEVRHAALDITSRVHVGSPRLALHKLIRLSGEPDTIAFDGRYFADIHPDCFVQSFFGRTEGFALQAPISFLLIGSTIPHETDTGDISPRYPKSSKNVNDEADAGVVSEVPNTSSTSAERGAGLETETRSKRLAYGLLIHPTGNPNEYYRVGTFFSKPHSAGGLSFFDNVEVRTVRLV, encoded by the exons ATGGAAAAAATAATAGGGCGCTTCTCTAAATCTTCTGATCGGAACGATGATACGCCAGCAGTCAACGCAGGGTCAACTCCCCAGTCAGCAGTGGCAGCAAGCACGTCACCCGGCCGTTCGTGTGACATGACCGACGAAAGCGATCTATTCGGGCTTTATCAGCTATGGCCTCCGAAAAATGATGTTTATGAAGTTCAGAACACAAAGGTTGA TATAATAGCTGTGCATGGATTGAATGGAAAAGCATTCAAAACATGGACCCAAGATGGCAAGCTGTGGCTTGCGGACTTTCTCCCGCTGGAAATTCCATACGCTCGGATTTTTACCTTTGGCTATGATTCGCGCGTTGCATTCACCGGATCAGCTTCACGCGTGAACGACCATGCGAGAAATTTGCTCGAAAGGCTCATGGCGAAGCGGCGACAATTCAGCGAAGAGCGACCCTTGCTGTTTATATGCCATAGCCTAGGCGGCATTGTCGTTAAGAGAGCGCTGGCTATTGCCCATGAGAGAAGTCGTCGGTATAACCCAATCACAAGAGACACATTTGGCATCATGTTTCTCGGCACGCCTCATCGCGGCTCCGACGTAGCATTCTGGGGTAGTCTGCTGGTAAAGCTGGCTGACGTCGTAACCTTGGGATCTATTCGCACTCAGGTTCTAGAAGACCTCAAACGGAAGTCAGACATGCTTGGTGCGATATGTTCGCAGTTCATCGAGCGCTCCGAGTCACTGCACCGCATCTTCTCTATCTACGAGCGCCAGCGAACCAAAGGTGCATCGGGCCTAGTCGTCGAAGAAGACTCTGCCGTTATCGGTCTTCCAAACGAGGTCCCCATCTCCATCGAGGCTGACCATCGGTCAATGTGTAAATTCTCCGATATGACAAGTGAGAAATATCAGATGATATCAGATTGCATCATGGAAATGGTCGAAGACGCCTTGGACCGCCCAAACACAACGCAGAACCCACTACGAGATCGGTTTCTACGATCTATCAAAACCCTAGATCCAGAAGAGGTCCTCAGAAATGTCACCAGACCCAGCCCGGGAACCTGTTCGTGGATCACCGAGACCAGTGCTTTTCGAGACTGGCGTGATCAGTCCACAGCCCGAATTCTTTGGATATCGGGAGCCCCCGGTGCTGGTAAGACGACAGCCTCGAGATTTCTTATAGACCACTTGCGGCGCTGGCTCCAGAAAAACACAAGCAGTGCTGTAAGAGGGTCGATCGTCGCGTTCTTCTTTTGTGCCTCCAAGCAATGGCTGCGAAACTCGGATGTGCAAATAGCCCAGTCTCTTCTGTTCCAGGTTCTTTCTCACAACAAAGGTCTCTTCAGGTACTTGAGCGATTCTGATATGCAGACTGTATGCAGCATTGACAGGGCCAACGCGGAACCCCACGTCGTCTGGAGGCTTCTGACCACCGTATTCCAACGCAGCCCCGATCTTAACTTTTGGATTCTGATTGATGCAATCGACGAGTTGCAGGACACATCGCGGACTGCTTTGGTCCAGAGACTTCGGCATCTAGTCTCAAACGACCTTGGTCAAAAGCTCAAGTTTATCATCTGCGATCGCAGTAGCCCGAATGCAAGGGGAATACTACAATCAGTGACCTGGCTTGACATCCGTCGTCAAGACATGGTCTTTGAAGACATTCGGCAATTTATTAATGCCAGGCTTGGGGACCTATGCTCTAGTGGCGCCATCCCGTGGCAGTATCAGAATCTCATCGAAGAGTCGCTTCTCGAGGTATCGGAAGGCAACTTCCTACAAGTAGCTCTCGCATGGAGCCACTTCACGGCCGGTGTCTCGTATTGGTCTGCTCAAGTCATAAAGTCTCGACTAGAAGGGCTAAGAAGGCTTTCTGGAGAAGCCAGAGCCTTCTACTGCTCTCTACTCCAGAAGATCCCAGAGGATTCTCAGGATGTCGCAAAGATAGGATTTACCTGGGTGCTTGGGTCTCGAAAGCCCCTGAGCTTGAGCGAACTCCAGCACGCGGTGGCAATCAGTGCTGGCCAGAGAACTTGGTCTGACCTTAAAAACGCACTTGGGTTCAACTTTGACGCCCACTTTGATCAAGCCTTTGGGTACCTTCTCCGCGTCGACCCAGACCTGAGGGTACGATTTGCGCATAGTACAGTCAAAGAGTTGTTGACCGCAGATGATTCTCTGGCTTCAAGCCCGAAGTCTGGGGTGATATCAAAATATGTTGTTCGTGAGGCGGATATAGATGCTGAACTCGCAAAACGATGTATTACAGTGCTTAGCTTCAGAGACCTGGCAAAATTCCGAGACATTGCCCGAGAGGCCATGGCAGACAAGATGCGAGACCTGTTCGTCATGTCACTTCAGGGCAAGGACTACCTGGATTCGCTTGACCTTAGCAAATACGACGACATGGACGTCATTGAGAGCGAGCCGGAAGTAAAGGAGCGAATTGGAACAGCTATGCTGAAGCTTGGCCAGACTGAACTGGACGACCGAACTCGAGGCCTATTTGTGTATTGCGTCTCTTATTGGAACTACCATTGTAACCATGGCCTGTCAGATCCGGAGGTGAACAAGTCCTTGACCGACTTTGCTTTGCTACGGCAATCACACTACTTTCTGATGGTCGCCATACTCTTAGGATTAGCGAGGTACCACACAGGTCCGTTTTGGGACAGTATAGATCAGTTCTCTCGGCTACCTCCAATGCATTTCATTCTGAAGGCGGGCGACTATCCCAATGTTTTGTCGGATTTACTGCACCGTGGGGAAGACATCAATGGGACTGATTCACGAGGCTGGCCGCCCTTGCTATGGGCTCTAATCGAGGATCGGAAACAATGTCTTGAAATGATCTTGGCCAACCACAAGACTAGGATGGAATCAACCGATCGCGATGCCAGCCATGTGCTTCATCTCGCGCTCGAAGCAGGAGTCAACCCCACACTAATTCTTCGATTAATAGCCGATCCTCGAGTGGAACTGAATGCCAAAAGTAGGAAAGGTTGGACGGCTTTACAGTGGTGTTTGTCGCGAGTGTCTCTACAATCAGTCAGCTTTGAGCTCCTGCGCCGCAAAAATGTCGACATTTATGAGCAAGACTGCCATGGCCTCAATGCCCTTGATCAGATTTTCGATGAAGGGGTATCGGAACAAAGCgccctcaagctcatctcTCGATCTGATGTGCCTGCCAATTGGTTCGAGAAAGCTCGCACCTTTCGCCACTCTACTGGGCTCAACTatctggatgatgatgttccGCGAACGTTCATCCATCGTGCTTCATCACTACGCTGGTATTCTCTGGAAGATACTATTCTTGCTTGCGACCCGTTCAAAGCCGTCACCGTTGATGGGGATGGCTTCACTTTGCTAGAACGGTACGCGTATCATGGCATGAAGAAGCGAATGATAGAGATTTTGAAAGGTCTTCCATCTAATACTTTCCAAAGGTCAAACGACTGTGGATCAAAGCTCTTGATTCTGTGCGCTCAGCAAGACTGGGAGCAAGTTGTCAACGTCCTGGTCTATGAGTTCTCTGTCGATGATACATCAACAGACTCTGACGGTAGGAGTATTGCTCACTGGGCATGTGAGCTTGGTTGGGTATCATTGTCGTCTCTATTGATCTCCAAGACAAGGGAATGGCTAAACAAAACAGCCCGGGACGGGAAAACAGCTCTTCATACCGCCGCGGAGTACCGGAACTATACTGCCTGCAAAGACTTGCTCCAAGCAGGCGCCAGCCATTCTATTCGAGACAGAAGTGGCAAATTGCCGATTCACGTCGCTGCCGAACAGGGTCACCGGGAGATAGTGAAGCTGCTACTGGAAAGCCCCATCAAGGACTTGCGAGCATGTGAGGTAGATAAGGAAGGGAGAGGTATCTTGCACTATATAGTAATGTGGCATTCCGACAGCTTCATTCGCCAGTGTCTCGCCGTCCTTCAACCACAAGTCAGCACTAAGGACAGCAAAGGGAGAACGCCGCTGCACTTTGCCTGCATATTCGGCAACGAGCCTGCTGTTTCTGTTTTGCTGAATATTGGGCTGGACCCGGATAAAAGAGACGCTTCGTCATTTACGCCATTACACCATGCTCTCATGGAAGGCTCGGTTAAATGCGCACAAACCCTTATTAGGCATGGGGCAAGGTACGACTTGAACGACAAGTTCGATAGGAATATTGTCCTTTTGGCCCTTCGAAGCGAGAACACTAGCACGGTCGAGAGTCTGGTCCACTTTCTTCAGTCCAAGTACTCACCGTCAGAGATTGCCCGAGAAGCTGGCCACGTGGACCGGTTCGGACGCTCCGCCTTTCACTATCTATGTCACTGGGTGGATCCTAAAAagagtgacgatgacgatggattgGATGAAGTTGTCGAAGAACTTAATGATGACCGGGACATCGACCCAGCTGAGACCCAGCAAGTCTTGTCGCCCGCCGAGTGGCTGATCAAAGCATTCGCTGCAATTGGCGTGGATATCAATACGAGGGATCACCACAAGCATACACCTCTTCATGCTTCGGGAAGGGCAGGGAACCTGGCTGCAGCTAGAGCTCTCTTGCGCGTGCCCGGGATCGAAGTGTCtcccaaagatgaagatggcttcaCCCCTTTGGACTGGGCATCAGTCAATGGTTACGGCGAGATTTCTGCAGCGATAGAAGCACATGGGGGAGTACACTCTTCTGATTGGACTTTGAAGCTCAAACCTATGTATCGATCATGGCAGTCTGgctttgatgaggatgatgagattgaagaggATGCTG ATGACATCCAACCCAGAAACCCATCAGTTGGAGAACGGAGCCAGGAACAAGAAGTTGATCTGGACTGGAATGTGACTAACTACCTGTCTATCGCCTTTCATCCAGGGGGAGACAAATGCGATGCCTGCGAGTTTCTTCGTCGCGTTGTGAAATGGTGGCGAGTATACGATGAGTCAGTGAGGGCACTCGAACTAAAACGTGTTCCCGTGTCGCTGCACTATGTGTTTACCCTCGGCGAAGCCGACCAATATG ACGGCAAGGAATTCCATATTGACTGCCCTGTCACGGCAGCTACCGATCTCGATATGGGCACGCCTCTGAGGCTTCAGCCGCATTTGTCTCATATCAATGAAGAGAGCATATTGTGGATGAAGTCGAAGCTGGAGTCGTGTGTATCACACAACCACTTTAACTCCAACAAAACCTTCATTCCCGATCGGCTTCTTGATGTTAGAGAAAACCGGCTGAGCCTAGTCCTTACTAAAGATTGGCAACCTCGAGGCGCCGAAATCCATCGATATGTTGCCCTTACGTACTGTTGGGGTCCAGAGCCTCACGCAAGgaagcagctcaagacaACCAGAGACAATATCTCCCAGCACCAGCGGCAAATCCCAGAATTCTCTCTGCCACAGGTTATTAAGGACGCCGTATCCGTGACCAGAGCGTTATCGGTCCCATTCCTGTGGGTCGATGCATTGTGTATTCTCCAAGATGACGTATCTGACTGGGAGAATCAATGTGCCGTGATGGAACGAATCTATGGCAACGCCTACGCGGCAGTTGCTGCTACATTCTCCGACAACTGCGAGCAAGGATTTCTCAAAAAGACGGAAAGAATCCTCGTTCCTTTTCGAACTCACCTTAATGACACTTATGCCTTTGCCATATATTCCCCTCCTCACTTAATCAACGACGCAAACGAAGTGTCCGACAGCCCTTGGGCTCGGAGAGGCTGGACGTTCCAGGAACgcatctcatcaactcgTATTCTTATGTTTTCAAAAGGAGACATCTACGTAAAGTGCAAATACTTCAACGAATCGACGGGAGGCCACAGAGTCACACATGAAGAGTATTATATCATGCTTGACCGCGTGACAATCGATTCGGGCAGCACAGCAGCCAATTATCAAGAATGGAGCGATATAATAGCTCAAATCCACCCTAGGCGCCATCAGCTTACGCGGAAAACAGATTTCCTTCCTTCGATCGCTGGTATCGCATCGCTATTCAGTAAAAGGTTGAACGATGACTATGCAGCTGGTCTCTGGAAAAATAATATGCATCAATCGCTCTGCTGGGCCGCGGGCGAAGAAGACAAGCCTAGTCATCAAGACCTACTACAGCGACTAAGAGCTCCTTCCCCATACATTGCGCCTTCTTGGAGCTGGGCTAGTCGACGTGAAGATTTTTTGTTCCTTCTATACCGTCCAAATCTTTCAGGTGGCTGCCGACCAGAGTTCCATAGCCTAGACACAGCTATCGCGTTGCGTGGAGAGTCAGCCTTTGGCGAAGTAAGGCATGCGGCACTTGATATTACCTCTAGGGTACATGTGGGATCGCCGAGGCTAGCATTGCATAAACTAATTCGACTATCCGGGGAACCAGACACTATTGCATTTGACGGGCGATACTTTGCAGATATTCATCCTGATTGTTTTGTTCAAAGTTTTTTCGGCCGAACGGAAGGCTTTGCTCTCCAGGCGCCCATTAGTTTCCTGTTGATAGGTAGTACCATTCCACACGAAACAGATACAGGTGATATCTCACCAAGATATCCTAAAAGCTCTAAGAATGTTAACGATGAAGCCGATGCTGGGGTTGTCTCTGAGGTGCCAAACACCTCATCTACGAGTGCTGAAAGAGGTGCTGGTTTGGAGACGGAGACCAGATCAAAAAGGCTGGCTTATGGCCTGTTGATTCACCCAACGGGGAATCCGAACGAATACTATCGAGTGGGAACATTCTTTTCGAAGCCTCATTCAGCTGGGGGTCTGTCGTTCTTCGATAACGTCGAGGTTAGAACAGTAAGGCTGGTATAA
- a CDS encoding related to G protein coupled receptor like protein gives MELGLSTSDVKLITIIQQVCSVLSLVGCLFIITTFCLCDAFHKPINRLVFYASFGNIMASICFIMADSFIDAPDGAGCQTQAFLLHTFVGADALWTLAMAINVYLAFYYRFDAQRLRKMELPYLLLCYGIPFLPAFIFIFIKNGDGVRVYGSAVQWCWITSSWDTLRIATFYGPIWVIIAITLAIYIRSGGTIYRKRQQLLKAQGSGSGGLSYAHQSTVNNMKTTEVTITSEAATQPDAIQLQNMGHQVTVHAIGEHVEPQPPQPIARVTGTVPQPVQRPAVRPSNDVYRAAWAYTKVAMLFFAVILITWIPSSANRMYSHIHPAEVSKPLQFMSATVLPLQGFWNAVIYTVTSWAACKALLEERGLWRSRTRISEPAWEANEERGRRRSKLKTMLNSRTEDSESLRELAYQNKSDDGRSV, from the exons ATGGAACTCGGCCTGTCAACCAGCGAtgtcaagctcatcaccatcatccaGCAGGTATGCTCTGTCCTATCGCTGGTAGGatgtctcttcatcatcacaaccTTTTGTCTCTGCGACGCCTTCCACAAACCCATCAATCGGCTTGTGTTTTACGCGTCGTTTGGGAATATCATGGCGAGCAtttgcttcatcatggcggATTCGTTCATTGATGCGCCTGATGGGGCTGGATGCCAAACACAGGCCTTTTTACTCCACAC ATTTGTTGGAGCTGATGCGCTGTGGACGCTTGCGATGGCGATTAATGTTTACCTTGCGTTCTACTATCGCTTCGATGCGCAGCGATTAAGGAAGATGGAGTTACCGTATTTATTACTCTGTTACGGTATCCCATTCTTGCCGGCGTTCATTTTTATCTTCATCAAGAATGGTGATGGCGTGAGAGTTTACGGTAGCGCTGTCCAATGGTGCTGGATCACTTCGTCATGGGATACTCTACGCATTGCAACATTCTACGGTCCAATCTG ggtcatcatcgccatcaccctCGCAATCTACATTCGCTCCGGCGGCACCATCTACCGCAAACGCCAACAACTCCTCAAAGCCCAAGGCTCCGGCTCAGGCGGTCTATCATACGCCCACCAAAGCACCGTCAACAACATGAAGACCACCGAAGTGACCATCACCTCCGAAGCAGCGACTCAACCCGACGCGATCCAGTTACAAAATATGGGCCATCAAGTCACCGTGCATGCTATCGGTGAGCATGTTGAGCCCCAGCCACCTCAACCTATTGCTCGTGTCACCGGCACCGTGCCCCAACCTGTCCAGCGCCCGGCGGTCCGGCCTAGCAACGATGTATACCGTGCGGCGTGGGCTTACACAAAAGTCGCGATGCTATTTTTTGCGGTGATTCTAATCACGTGGATTCCGTCTAGTGCTAACAGGATGTATTCGCACATTCACCCGGCGGAGGTTAGTAAGCCTTTGCAGTTCATGAGCGCGACGGTTCTTCCGCTACAAGGATTTTGGAACGCGGTGATTTACACTGTCACGTCTTGGGCGGCGTGCAAAGCGTTGTTGGAAGAGAGAGGGCTTTGGCGCTCGAGAACAAGAATAAGTGAGCCAGCTTGGGAGGCTAATGAGGAGCGcggaaggaggaggagtaaACTCAAGACTATGCTGAACTCAAGGACAGAGGATTCAGAGAGCCTGAGGGAGCTGGCTTATCAGAATAAGTCCGACGATGGGCGAAGCGTGTAA